In a genomic window of Zonotrichia albicollis isolate bZonAlb1 chromosome 7, bZonAlb1.hap1, whole genome shotgun sequence:
- the UBE2D1 gene encoding ubiquitin-conjugating enzyme E2 D1 isoform X1, translating to MALKRIQKELSDLQRDPPAHCSAGPVGDDLFHWQATIMGPPDSAYQGGVFFLTVHFPTDYPFKPPKIAFTTKIYHPNINSNGSICLDILRSQWSPALTVSKVLLSICSLLCDPNPDDPLVPDIAQIYKSDKEKYNRHAREWTQKYAM from the exons GAGCTAAGTGATCTGCAGCGAGATCCCCCAGCCCACTGTTCTGCTGGCCCGGTTGGAGATGACT tgTTTCACTGGCAAGCAACTATTATGGGACCT cCTGATAGTGCATATCAAGGGGGAGTATTTTTTCTCACAGTACACTTTCCAACAGACTATCCTTTCAAACCACCAAAG ATTGCTTTTACAACAAAAATATATCACCCAAACATAAACAGTAATGGGAGTATTTGTCTTGATATCTTGAGATCACAATGGTCACCAGCTCTGACTGTTTCTAAAG ttttattGTCCATATGCTCCTTACTTTGTGATCCTAATCCAGATGATCCTTTAGTACCAGATATTGCACAGATCTACAAGTCAGACAAGGAAAA ATACAACAGACATGCAAGAGAATGGACTCAGAAATATGCAATGTAA
- the UBE2D1 gene encoding ubiquitin-conjugating enzyme E2 D1 isoform X2, producing MGPPDSAYQGGVFFLTVHFPTDYPFKPPKIAFTTKIYHPNINSNGSICLDILRSQWSPALTVSKVLLSICSLLCDPNPDDPLVPDIAQIYKSDKEKYNRHAREWTQKYAM from the exons ATGGGACCT cCTGATAGTGCATATCAAGGGGGAGTATTTTTTCTCACAGTACACTTTCCAACAGACTATCCTTTCAAACCACCAAAG ATTGCTTTTACAACAAAAATATATCACCCAAACATAAACAGTAATGGGAGTATTTGTCTTGATATCTTGAGATCACAATGGTCACCAGCTCTGACTGTTTCTAAAG ttttattGTCCATATGCTCCTTACTTTGTGATCCTAATCCAGATGATCCTTTAGTACCAGATATTGCACAGATCTACAAGTCAGACAAGGAAAA ATACAACAGACATGCAAGAGAATGGACTCAGAAATATGCAATGTAA